A single Glycine soja cultivar W05 chromosome 14, ASM419377v2, whole genome shotgun sequence DNA region contains:
- the LOC114383409 gene encoding LRR receptor-like serine/threonine-protein kinase RCH1 isoform X2 — translation MSSNALTLFILFLNISLIPATSALNQEGLSLLSWLSTFNSSDSATAFSSWDPTHQSPCRWDYIKCSKEGFVSEIIIESIDLHTTFPTQLLSFGNLTTLVISNANLTGEIPGLVGNLSSSVVTLDLSFNALSGTIPSEIGNLYKLQWLYLNSNSLQGGIPSQIGNCSKLRQLELFDNQLSGLIPGEIGQLRDLETLRAGGNPGIHGEIPMQISNCKALVYLGLADTGISGEIPPTIGELKSLKTLQIYTAHLTGNIPPEIQNCSALEELFLYENQLSGNIPSELGSMKSLRKVLLWQNNFTGTIPESLGNCTSLRVIDFSMNSLVGELPVTLSSLILLEEFLLSNNNISGGIPSYIGNFTSLKQLELDNNRFSGEIPPFLGQLKELTLFYAWQNQLHGSIPTELSNCEKLQAIDLSHNFLMGSIPSSLFHLENLTQLLLLSNRLSGPIPPDIGSCTSLVRLRLGSNNFTGQIPPEIGFLRSLSFLELSDNSLTGDIPFEIGNCAKLEMLDLHSNELQGAIPSSLEFLVSLNVLDLSANRITGSIPENLGKLASLNKLILSGNQITDLIPQSLGFCKALQLLDISNNKISGSVPDEIGHLQELDILLNLSWNSLSGLIPETFSNLSKLSNLDLSHNKLSGSLRILGTLDNLFSLNVSYNSFSGSLPDTKFFRDLPPAAFVGNPDLCITKCPVSGHHRGIKSIRNIIIYTFLGVIFTSGFVTFGVMLALKIQGGTNFDSEMQWAFTPFQKLNFSINDIIHKLSDSNIVGKGCSGVVYRVETPMNQVVAVKKLWPPKHDETPERDLFAAEVHTLGSIRHKNIVRLLGCYNNGRTRLLLFDYICNGSFSGLLHENSLFLDWDARYKIILGAAHGLEYLHHDCIPPIIHRDIKAGNILVGPQFEAFLADFGLAKLVGSSDYSGASAIVAGSYGYIAPV, via the exons atgtcaAGCAATGCATTAACTCTTTTTATCTTGTTTCTCAACATCTCCTTGATCCCAGCCACCTCTGCTCTGAACCAGGAAGGTCTCTCTCTACTTTCATGGctctcaacattcaattcctcAGATTCTGCTACTGCTTTTTCATCATGGGATCCAACCCACCAGAGTCCATGCAGATGGGACTACATAAAGTGTTCCAAAGAAGGGTTTGTCTCAGAGATCATAATAGAATCCATTGATCTTCACACCACCTTCCCTACACAGCTTCTTTCTTTTGGCAACCTTACCACTCTAGTCATCTCAAATGCAAACCTCACTGGTGAGATTCccggtttggtgggaaacttgtcATCATCAGTGGTTACTTTGGACCTCAGCTTCAATGCTTTATCAGGAACCATTCCATCTGAAATAGGGAACTTGTACAAACTCCAGTGGCtgtatttgaattcaaattcctTGCAAGGTGGAATTCCATCCCAAATTGGAAACTGTTCGAAGCTGAGGCAGCTGGAACTGTTTGATAACCAGCTATCTGGCTTGATTCCTGGGGAAATAGGCCAGTTGAGGGATCTTGAAACCCTTCGGGCTGGAGGGAACCCGGGGATTCATGGTGAAATTCCAATGCAGATATCAAACTGCAAGGCTCTAGTTTATCTAGGCCTTGCAGACACAGGGATATCAGGGGAGATTCCACCAACTATAGGAGAGCTTAAAAGTCTCAAGACACTTCAAATCTACACTGCACACCTCACAGGTAACATCCCACCAGAGATTCAGAACTGCTCAGCCTTGGAGGAATTGTTTCTCTATGAAAACCAGCTTTCTGGAAACATTCCCTCTGAATTGGGTTCCATGAAAAGCCTCAGAAAGGTACTTCTGTGGCAGAATAATTTCACTGGAACAATTCCAGAAAGTTTGGGAAACTGTACAAGCCTGAGAGTCATAGATTTTTCTATGAATTCTTTGGTTGGTGAACTTCCTGTGACTCTCAGTAGTCTAATCTTGTTGGAAGAGTTTCTTTTGTCTAATAACAACATTTCTGGAGGGATACCTTCATATATTGGCAACTTCACCAGTCTGAAGCAACTGGAATTGGATAATAACAGATTCTCTGGGGAGATTCCACCTTTCTTGGGGCAACTGAAGGAACTCACCTTGTTCTATGCCTGGCAGAATCAGCTCCATGGAAGCATACCAACAGAACTCTCCAACTGTGAGAAACTTCAAGCAATTGATCTTTCACATAATTTCCTCATGGGGTCCATTCCAAGTTCACTGTTTCATCTAGAGAATTTAACACAGTTATTGTTGTTATCAAATAGACTTTCAGGTCCAATTCCTCCAGATATTGGCAGTTGCACCAGCTTGGTCAGGCTAAGGTTGGGATCAAACAACTTCACTGGCCAAATTCCACCAGAAATAGGCTTTTTAAGAAGTTTGAGCTTTCTTGAGTTGTCAGATAATTCACTCACTGGAGATATACCCTTTGAGATAGGTAACTGTGCTAAGCTAGAGATGCTTGACTTGCACAGCAATGAGTTGCAAGGAGCAATTCCTTCCTCATTAGAATTCTTAGTTAGTCTTAATGTCTTGGATCTTTCTGCAAACAGAATAACTGGCAGCATTCCTGAAAATTTAGGCAAGCTAGCCTCTCTAAATAAGTTGATACTCAGTGGAAACCAAATCACTGATTTGATCCCTCAGTCACTTGGTTTCTGCAAGGCTTTGCAGTTGCTTGACATAAGCAACAATAAAATCAGTGGTTCCGTTCCTGATGAGATTGGTCACTTGCAAGAACTAGATATCCTCTTGAACTTGAGTTGGAATTCTTTATCAGGCCTCATCCCGGAAACCTTCTCAAATCTCTCAAAACTTTCCAACTTGGACCTCTCTCACAACAAGCTCTCAGGGAGTCTCAGAATACTGGGTACTCTTGACAATCTATTTTCTCTTAATGTCTCTTACAACAGTTTTTCTGGTTCTCTTCCTGACACAAAATTCTTCAGGGATCTTCCTCCTGCTGCATTTGTTGGCAACCCTGACCTGTGTATTACCAAGTGTCCAGTAAGTGGACATCACCGTGGCATCAAGTCAATAAGAAACATTATCATATACACTTTCCTTGGTGTTATTTTCACTTCAGGATTTGTTACATTTGGAGTAATGTTAGCTCTCAAAATCCAAGGGGGGACTAACTTTGACAGTGAAATGCAATGGGCTTTTACTCCATTTCAAAAACTCAACTTCTCCATCAATGACATTATCCATAAGTTATCAGATTCAAACATTGTGGGAAAGGGTTGCTCGGGAGTTGTTTACCGTGTGGAGACTCCGATGAACCAGGTTGTTGCAGTGAAGAAGCTGTGGCCACCAAAGCATGATGAGACACCAGAGAGAGACCTTTTCGCTGCAGAAGTTCATACCCTTGGATCAATAAGGCATAAAAATATAGTGAGACTTTTAGGGTGCTACAACAATGGAAGAACTAGATTGCTCTTGTTTGATTACATATGCAATGGGAGTTTTTCTGGATTGCTCCATGAAAATAGTTTGTTCTTGGATTGGGATGCAAGATATAAGATCATTCTGGGAGCAGCTCATGGATTAGAATATCTTCATCATGATTGTATCCCTCCAATCATTCATAGAGACATTAAGGCTGGCAACATCTTGGTAGGTCCACAATTTGAAGCTTTTCTTGCTGATTTTGGCCTTGCAAAACTTGTTGGTTCCTCAGATTATTCCGGAGCTTCTGCAATAGTTGCAGGTTCTTATGGATACATAGCTCCTG TTTAA
- the LOC114383409 gene encoding LRR receptor-like serine/threonine-protein kinase RCH1 isoform X1, producing the protein MSSNALTLFILFLNISLIPATSALNQEGLSLLSWLSTFNSSDSATAFSSWDPTHQSPCRWDYIKCSKEGFVSEIIIESIDLHTTFPTQLLSFGNLTTLVISNANLTGEIPGLVGNLSSSVVTLDLSFNALSGTIPSEIGNLYKLQWLYLNSNSLQGGIPSQIGNCSKLRQLELFDNQLSGLIPGEIGQLRDLETLRAGGNPGIHGEIPMQISNCKALVYLGLADTGISGEIPPTIGELKSLKTLQIYTAHLTGNIPPEIQNCSALEELFLYENQLSGNIPSELGSMKSLRKVLLWQNNFTGTIPESLGNCTSLRVIDFSMNSLVGELPVTLSSLILLEEFLLSNNNISGGIPSYIGNFTSLKQLELDNNRFSGEIPPFLGQLKELTLFYAWQNQLHGSIPTELSNCEKLQAIDLSHNFLMGSIPSSLFHLENLTQLLLLSNRLSGPIPPDIGSCTSLVRLRLGSNNFTGQIPPEIGFLRSLSFLELSDNSLTGDIPFEIGNCAKLEMLDLHSNELQGAIPSSLEFLVSLNVLDLSANRITGSIPENLGKLASLNKLILSGNQITDLIPQSLGFCKALQLLDISNNKISGSVPDEIGHLQELDILLNLSWNSLSGLIPETFSNLSKLSNLDLSHNKLSGSLRILGTLDNLFSLNVSYNSFSGSLPDTKFFRDLPPAAFVGNPDLCITKCPVSGHHRGIKSIRNIIIYTFLGVIFTSGFVTFGVMLALKIQGGTNFDSEMQWAFTPFQKLNFSINDIIHKLSDSNIVGKGCSGVVYRVETPMNQVVAVKKLWPPKHDETPERDLFAAEVHTLGSIRHKNIVRLLGCYNNGRTRLLLFDYICNGSFSGLLHENSLFLDWDARYKIILGAAHGLEYLHHDCIPPIIHRDIKAGNILVGPQFEAFLADFGLAKLVGSSDYSGASAIVAGSYGYIAPEYGYSLRITEKSDVYSFGVVLIEVLTGMEPIDSRIPEGSHVVPWVIREIREKKTEFASILDQKLTLQCGTQIPEMLQVLGVALLCVNPSPEERPTMKDVTAMLKEIRHESVDFDFEKSHLLHKGAVTNPKAAVQCPSFSRSCKPLTESPSSSVSPH; encoded by the exons atgtcaAGCAATGCATTAACTCTTTTTATCTTGTTTCTCAACATCTCCTTGATCCCAGCCACCTCTGCTCTGAACCAGGAAGGTCTCTCTCTACTTTCATGGctctcaacattcaattcctcAGATTCTGCTACTGCTTTTTCATCATGGGATCCAACCCACCAGAGTCCATGCAGATGGGACTACATAAAGTGTTCCAAAGAAGGGTTTGTCTCAGAGATCATAATAGAATCCATTGATCTTCACACCACCTTCCCTACACAGCTTCTTTCTTTTGGCAACCTTACCACTCTAGTCATCTCAAATGCAAACCTCACTGGTGAGATTCccggtttggtgggaaacttgtcATCATCAGTGGTTACTTTGGACCTCAGCTTCAATGCTTTATCAGGAACCATTCCATCTGAAATAGGGAACTTGTACAAACTCCAGTGGCtgtatttgaattcaaattcctTGCAAGGTGGAATTCCATCCCAAATTGGAAACTGTTCGAAGCTGAGGCAGCTGGAACTGTTTGATAACCAGCTATCTGGCTTGATTCCTGGGGAAATAGGCCAGTTGAGGGATCTTGAAACCCTTCGGGCTGGAGGGAACCCGGGGATTCATGGTGAAATTCCAATGCAGATATCAAACTGCAAGGCTCTAGTTTATCTAGGCCTTGCAGACACAGGGATATCAGGGGAGATTCCACCAACTATAGGAGAGCTTAAAAGTCTCAAGACACTTCAAATCTACACTGCACACCTCACAGGTAACATCCCACCAGAGATTCAGAACTGCTCAGCCTTGGAGGAATTGTTTCTCTATGAAAACCAGCTTTCTGGAAACATTCCCTCTGAATTGGGTTCCATGAAAAGCCTCAGAAAGGTACTTCTGTGGCAGAATAATTTCACTGGAACAATTCCAGAAAGTTTGGGAAACTGTACAAGCCTGAGAGTCATAGATTTTTCTATGAATTCTTTGGTTGGTGAACTTCCTGTGACTCTCAGTAGTCTAATCTTGTTGGAAGAGTTTCTTTTGTCTAATAACAACATTTCTGGAGGGATACCTTCATATATTGGCAACTTCACCAGTCTGAAGCAACTGGAATTGGATAATAACAGATTCTCTGGGGAGATTCCACCTTTCTTGGGGCAACTGAAGGAACTCACCTTGTTCTATGCCTGGCAGAATCAGCTCCATGGAAGCATACCAACAGAACTCTCCAACTGTGAGAAACTTCAAGCAATTGATCTTTCACATAATTTCCTCATGGGGTCCATTCCAAGTTCACTGTTTCATCTAGAGAATTTAACACAGTTATTGTTGTTATCAAATAGACTTTCAGGTCCAATTCCTCCAGATATTGGCAGTTGCACCAGCTTGGTCAGGCTAAGGTTGGGATCAAACAACTTCACTGGCCAAATTCCACCAGAAATAGGCTTTTTAAGAAGTTTGAGCTTTCTTGAGTTGTCAGATAATTCACTCACTGGAGATATACCCTTTGAGATAGGTAACTGTGCTAAGCTAGAGATGCTTGACTTGCACAGCAATGAGTTGCAAGGAGCAATTCCTTCCTCATTAGAATTCTTAGTTAGTCTTAATGTCTTGGATCTTTCTGCAAACAGAATAACTGGCAGCATTCCTGAAAATTTAGGCAAGCTAGCCTCTCTAAATAAGTTGATACTCAGTGGAAACCAAATCACTGATTTGATCCCTCAGTCACTTGGTTTCTGCAAGGCTTTGCAGTTGCTTGACATAAGCAACAATAAAATCAGTGGTTCCGTTCCTGATGAGATTGGTCACTTGCAAGAACTAGATATCCTCTTGAACTTGAGTTGGAATTCTTTATCAGGCCTCATCCCGGAAACCTTCTCAAATCTCTCAAAACTTTCCAACTTGGACCTCTCTCACAACAAGCTCTCAGGGAGTCTCAGAATACTGGGTACTCTTGACAATCTATTTTCTCTTAATGTCTCTTACAACAGTTTTTCTGGTTCTCTTCCTGACACAAAATTCTTCAGGGATCTTCCTCCTGCTGCATTTGTTGGCAACCCTGACCTGTGTATTACCAAGTGTCCAGTAAGTGGACATCACCGTGGCATCAAGTCAATAAGAAACATTATCATATACACTTTCCTTGGTGTTATTTTCACTTCAGGATTTGTTACATTTGGAGTAATGTTAGCTCTCAAAATCCAAGGGGGGACTAACTTTGACAGTGAAATGCAATGGGCTTTTACTCCATTTCAAAAACTCAACTTCTCCATCAATGACATTATCCATAAGTTATCAGATTCAAACATTGTGGGAAAGGGTTGCTCGGGAGTTGTTTACCGTGTGGAGACTCCGATGAACCAGGTTGTTGCAGTGAAGAAGCTGTGGCCACCAAAGCATGATGAGACACCAGAGAGAGACCTTTTCGCTGCAGAAGTTCATACCCTTGGATCAATAAGGCATAAAAATATAGTGAGACTTTTAGGGTGCTACAACAATGGAAGAACTAGATTGCTCTTGTTTGATTACATATGCAATGGGAGTTTTTCTGGATTGCTCCATGAAAATAGTTTGTTCTTGGATTGGGATGCAAGATATAAGATCATTCTGGGAGCAGCTCATGGATTAGAATATCTTCATCATGATTGTATCCCTCCAATCATTCATAGAGACATTAAGGCTGGCAACATCTTGGTAGGTCCACAATTTGAAGCTTTTCTTGCTGATTTTGGCCTTGCAAAACTTGTTGGTTCCTCAGATTATTCCGGAGCTTCTGCAATAGTTGCAGGTTCTTATGGATACATAGCTCCTG AATATGGATACAGTTTAAGGATCACAGAGAAGAGTGATGTGTACAGTTTTGGTGTGGTTCTCATTGAAGTCTTAACGGGGATGGAGCCAATAGATAGCAGGATTCCAGAAGGTTCGCACGTTGTCCCTTGGGTTATCAGGGAAATCAGAGAGAAGAAAACAGAATTTGCATCAATTCTAGACCAGAAACTAACACTGCAGTGTGGAACACAAATCCCTGAGATGCTTCAAGTGCTAGGTGTGGCTCTCCTCTGTGTGAATCCATCCCCAGAAGAAAGACCAACAATGAAAGATGTAACAGCAATGCTCAAGGAGATCAGACATGAAAGCGtggattttgattttgagaAGTCACATCTTCTACATAAAGGTGCTGTCACCAATCCAAAAGCTGCAGTTCAGTGTCCAAGCTTCTCCAGATCTTGTAAACCTCTAACTGAATCACCATCTTCTTCAGTGTCACCACATTAA